The following is a genomic window from Miscanthus floridulus cultivar M001 chromosome 14, ASM1932011v1, whole genome shotgun sequence.
CTTAGCAGTTCGTGATCTTTCCAATCTGGTAAAACCAGAGGATATGATCAGCtcagagcatctagtgacacttctTGCTATTGTTCCAAAGTACTCCCAGAAGGACTGGTTGTCAAGCTATGAGTCACTCGACACATTTGTGGTAATGATAATTTTCTGCTGTGCTTCATTTATGGTGCTTTTCAGCCTGTTTTAGAACCTCCTAAATTGACAAGTTTTTCTTCAAGCTTTCATTTAAAAGAGAAATTGAATGCTGTTTTGTCAAGTTGCTCTAAACTGTATCCCTTATTTCATTGTGTATATTCATATTTAGTATTCAGCAGCCCTTTCATTTTGAGCTGAACATGATTTTATAGGTACCCAGGTCATCTAAACAGCTCTATGAAGACAATGAGTATGCACTCTACACCGTAACACTTTTTGCTAAGGTTGTTGACAACTTTAAGGTCCGTGCTCGCGAGAAGGGTTTCCAGGTAAGGTTTCCTTGGACGCCTTATGCTTTTTACATTAATATGGCAACCCATCTTTAGTCTTTCATCATTCGCTAAGTTTTATTCATTTTGTTCTAGGTTCGTGATTTTGAGTATAGTCCTGAAGCACAAGAAAGTAGAAAGCAGGAGATGGAGAAGTTACTGCAAGACCAGGAAGCAATGAGGACCTCGCTTCTGCAATGGTGCTATGCCAGCTACAGCGAGGTACTTGGTCTTTTCCAACATATTCCAGTGGCCCTATGATCCTACCCACAATAGCATTTATTTCCTTAAAAATGCAACTGGTTTGTTTTTCTTGTGAATATCAGAAACTTTGAATGGGAATTTGATTTTAGACCATATGTTTATATTGAAAGCCATTGTGTTAATGTTTGTTGTCACTGGACACTGAGTGTGTCCTATTTTTATGGGTTTAGGTCTATGAAACTCCTAATTTTCATCATAGAAAAATTCTCACTACTGGGCCTGTGGCCTTGGCTAGATTTTAGATATTTGCACGTGCACCTGATTTTTTAGATGGTTGCTTGAGTAAACATGACCAAAGTATTGAGGATCAAATGCTTTGTTGTTGTGGTTATACAATATGCTAATATTTGATTTGGTTTCTTTCTCATGCTTATCTTGCTTGCCTGACAACAACTCCACCTGTGTTTGactgggttaagtcccttgttcCTAAAAGTTATTTCATAAGGACCTGTTCCCTAAAGGGTTGTAATTATTTTTGCGCAGGTATTCAGTTCCTGGATGCACTTCTGTGCTGTGCGTATCTTTGTAGAGAGCATTCTTAGATATGGTCTGCCACCATCATTCCTGGTAATTTGCTCTACTGTCTGACTCTTTGTGATGCTCAACTCTCTATCTTGCATGTCTTGTCTGATCTTTCTATTGCATTAGTCTGCCGTTCTTGCTCCATCTACAAAGGGCGAGAAGAAAGTAAGGAGCATCGTAGAGGAGCTTTATGGCAATGTCCATAGGTAATTCGGTGTTTGGAGTGTAGTCGTTATATTATTAAGTCACATCTTTTGTCTTGTTTTTCACTAAACTGCAACATTTGAATTACAGTATTTATTGGAAAGTCGAAGATGATGCGGCCGTTGCTGGTCTGGGAGGTGAATCAGAGGTCCATCCTTACGTCTCATTCACCGTAAACTTTGTCTGAGTCTAGTATGTCCCCAATGTCTGTGGCTTGCCAATATTTTGGAGCATCTATTACCTCGAGTAATCGAAACAATCGACTGGTTCTGTATATTATTAGTGATACGCCAATTCTTTCTTTATTTGTCACTTTTATCTTATCATGTAATTTCTATCGGATAGATAAGCCGATCAATAATGTAGCTTTTGTGAGAACTGAAATAGATCGATCACTATGTAATACTTGTTCTCGTAACATCGGGCTATTGTTACTCTAATAAAGCcatgtcaaataattcagatCGTCGGTCACTGAGATTTGGATTTTAACCATCGAGGCTTTCTCTAAATGGCTTCCCAAAGTTTCCAATCATGCTTGTCCTGGTTACCGCGTCCAAGAATTTCAAGAATGATTTTGAATGAAAAAAAAGAATTTTCTACGATTTCTCAAATATTTTAATCAAACTCAAACGTTAGGATAACCAAAAGCACATATAggatacatgttgatgaataccTAATGCAAGGGCTACATGAATCCTTTACTTAGCACCTTCACAGTGTGATTAACCCTAGACTGATTCTACTGATCagccaagggctcgggggctagatccagcgggtgcgctcgtgcatcCTCGTCGGATACCGACCGAAACCCCAAGGGCTCAGGCCtccatcactcgggggctccgaccgaGGAAAGATGGtgccaagggctcgggggctagatccagcgggtgcgctcgtgcatcCTCGTCGGATACCGACCGAAACCCCAAGGGCTCAGGCCTCCatggctcgggggctccaaccgaGGAAAGATGGTCCTGCatggctcgggggctccaaccgaGAAAAGATGGCTCAGGAAATTGGGGGCACTGCATGCTCATGCTGAATTGCTGATCACACACCTACAGTGCAAGATTGATGAGAAATCGAGGCTGTATGAGGATGAAGCCCTGCAGAACATATTTTTGATGAAGGAGGTGAAGGATTTAGAGCTCGAGACATTGCTTGGTGATAATTGGATTCGCAAGCGTCATGGTCAGATTAGACAATACTCTACGGGGTATCTCCGGTCGTTATGGACTAGGGTGTTAGCATGCCTGAGAGACGATGGCCTTCCACACACAATGGGTTCATCAAGTGCACTCAAGGGTCAAGGCTGCACTGAAGTACAGGTTAATTAAGGTCCTGTTTGGCATGACTCTAACTCTGAgtggagctgctccactccaGAACTCCAGGTGGAGTCAGCTTTGGGTGGAGTTGGAGCTGTCTGATGAGGGTGTTTGGCTGGGAGGGTGTCTCCGGCTCCAGAAAAGATGAGTTTGAGGGTAGATTGCCATTCTTGCCCCTGGTTCGACTTGAACTACTTCTCATAATTATGTAATGAAAGTACATGCAGTGTAgtccaaaataataataaattacaTGTCATTTGCCTAGAACCGAAATTAAAAAATAAGTTCATATTTCCAAAATAAGGTTATTACAATAATCATTGCACTAATTCCATGCTAGGGCGATGGATGTAGCCATATTATCACGAAAGGTGTCCATAGTCACAAAGCTTGATTCCGAAGTTGATCCATCGGAGGCATGTTGAGACACGGCATACTTGTTGTACCTTTCCGGAATAGTAGGCATGTAGGTAGGATCTCTATCAAAATTAGCAAAGTCCACATCAACACTAGCATGTTCACGTATGAAATTGTGTAGGACCATGGTAGCAGCAACAATCTTCTTTTGTGTGACCATTGAATAACCGGGCATCTTGTAAAGGATTTGCCATTTCATTTTTAATACTCCAAATGAGCGCTCAATAACATTACGAACAGATGAGTGTATACGGTTGAACTTCTCTTTTGAAGTATTTGGTTCCATACCTCAATGCCACTCGGGTAAATGGTATCTTTCACCCTTGTATGGAGCTGGTGGTGTTCTGCAACAGTACTCACTGTTGCAACAGAGCTGGTTTTAAGTGCTGCAACAGAGCTGGTGGTGTTCTGCAACAGTACTCACTGTTGCAGTGCATGGCAGGAGGTCAAAACACCTCCAAAGACCACCACGCTTTGGTCTGTCCTCTACCTTGATCAGAGGAAAGGGCATGACCATGCAATCATCATTATTGACCAAATGGAAGTCCCCCCTCAGTGTGCAGCAACAACGTTAAATGGAGAGGCACCCCAGAGCCATCTCGAGCTTGTTGgcccacttgttggcccacaggatcatcggctcaggtgagtgaaccactcaccagtcttgccgagcacccgctagtgttgtcgagcacccaatggccgtgccgaccacgaacaagcgttgtccgtccccacacactatggctggagctagaagaagaagggagaacagagcaagcacacacaatacaagacaccagcgttggtcgaagccctgtctgtgagatggcaaatctgaactctctttactgagttgtcgtggtagtctatttatataactctatccatctagtcctaataCAGCTGCCCTACTGCAACaatgactagataacatacagggctgactctgcgccggccgctCATGTGTCTACAGTGCTGTAGGTGAGCAGTTCGGCGCCTGcacctacagcggctacagtgtcacagcagggggccttctCGGCGCCGcctttcccttgctgtgttcacacaagataacagtagattatctaacaatcttcctctaatcctactgctaagccttgtaccccctccatgccgatcatctcattcagctccgtgagtcgaagacgtccgagcggtttggtgaggacgtccgcgagttgccgaccagtttcgacgaactcgatgacgatctgtcctccatcgacacagtccctgaggaagtggaactttatGTCGGTGTGTTTACTCCGGTcatgcagaaccggattcttcgcgagggcgatggcgggctggttgtccaccatcagtgctggtgggtgagcttccacgccggtcagctcgcctagcagccggtgcagccacacaacttggcacgccactgtggccgccgctacgtactctgcctcgcacgtagatagagccaccaccttctgtttcagcgacaaccatgaaattggggccgactcgaggaagacgagcacgccagaggtgctccgtcgcccgttgtcacacccaattttaaggataaaattgaatgcacaaaacttgtgtgtgcccaggaatcaatcacacacacaagctgacaaattacataaagtatcatcatagtgtctcatacatcagaatcATAATATAatttagtcttatacatcacagcagaaaataaaaggtaactctctcgtggggcttcatcacagggaatgtcaactggttgaccacaagcctaaaaatcctcaggaaaatcttcatacccgttgtcatctgttacccatccgggatttttatccaaataaagaaagtaaacaagcgtaagtacatcccgtacttaacaagttaacatggggttatgaagctcaaaaaggttgactctggtttactgcagttagcatttttagtaagtcaagcttttattctcaggtattatcaaattatgcttaagctcccatttaacccTATGTgaacagatatcagggtcaagtgtatcatatatcatcatagaacaacttagaTGATCAACAAcgagtaaccagttattctgtgagttttccaggccgctcgtaaccgtgagcacggctgttataacagtttgttaccctctgcagaggtggtgcacattcaccatgagtcgtgatccccatatgcccgggttaattactcccatgtcactgccaaggtgagcgggcagggtacactatgaagccatttcataggtttctctaacaagttagggccgctaggtttccttagcaggtagatgtaggaacccccctttcctatggcacatatccttcgcggctatactcataggaacagaggcagccctatacccaacgtggcaagccccatttgcgccaaaaaggtaacctctaactagctagaaaaggtcctattactgagctaaagtcagagccatatgactctcccggttgcactgtcagtcccagcttttgccgacagataagtccttatggagggctgggagcaacatgatcaagagtcatttgcaccttcgccctatgaaACAGTTGTTATacatcatgttaaactcttagttccatagaatcattcatcatcatgtagatcaagttcagttagagcactagcaatctacccatatgcatttaacccataggagacaaggagcatgataatcaatcactaggatgtccttacgggtatcaaaattagacacatacaaatgagtaattgattaaagtgaaataggacatcaaggtagacccatgctatacttgccttggttcacaaactcttgctggtcctgctggtcgtcgaagaattcttgatctccaacgttctcctcaccgtctgaacgcgaccaacacggcaacatacaacattccaaaagcattcatgcaaagcaaacattcctatcattagaatagtacaccaacagtatggaaaacaagataaaatgtttgtgaaaataatctacatctcactacgatcacgtcaacgcgaagttcacgaaaaacggagctaaaatgtgaaagttatgatttaaacaggaTTTCTTATAGCAATATATTTACTTAAATCTAACCAAGAAATTAAaatgttccaaacttgactaacagtggttctaacatgtagattatggaattacgaagctaacgtgatttgaatagatcaattcggagctaaaacgacaattttataagcaaaacagttcaaatgacatttctgtaaatactgaaaacgtattttagacttaagcagtgaactttacgttttcaaaacgagaatgcgtattcggggaactacgcattggactgcgggttcaattagATGAAAATCAAGGGGCTCTTAAGCTATTTGACCTccgaagaggtatcttctaatctcgaCCGTAGATCGAAAAACGGACGGCTAGAATCAAAACTgggggagagaagagaggggAGACCCGGCCGGCACAGTGATGCCGGCGGCAAACTCCATGGCTGGCGGCGTGGAGGTCACTGACGCGCACGGATACAGGCCTACGGGCCATGGTTCAAAGAACCGAAGGCACCGGGAGTTAGCTGGGGTGAAGGGGAACTCGCCAATGGCCGTTACGGCGGCTGGAGGACGTGGGTGGCAcggtggccaccatggccggcggccaaagcTCGCGGGCGCATGCAGTAATGGCCAAACAGGCCGCCAAAAGCCAAGGGAAAAGGTCAGGAAGAAAGAGGAGAGCGAGGGGAGGCTCACAGCGGGAAAAAAACGATGATGGAGTCGGCTCGGGGAAGACGGCGACGCAGACGGCGATCTTCGGTCGGCGGTGCTCCTTCGTGCATGGTTGCTAGGGCTTCTAAGGCGAGAGCGAGCGAAAATAGCATGGGGAATAGCAGggggcgcgcgggggggggggggggggggggggggctcggctcctttttatcgaggccgaggagcgggagagaggcgctcccacgacgccaggAGCGTTGGCGGTTGCTGCAGAGGTGGTTCCGCGTGGCTCGGGCGCGGGGCAGAGGTGGGGGACGCGCTGACGGGCAGGgccaggcggtcagcggctgcAGGCGCGAGGAAGGCGCGGCGGCGGTTACGCGCGTTATGCTGGGCTGGCGGCTGGCGCTGGGCCaagcgaggcgcgcggctgggctggcggtTGGCACTGGGCCGCGCAGCGCGCAAGGGGGAGGTGAGCTGGGCTGGCAGGGCGTAATGCGCGAGCAGGGCCGCGGGAGGGAGCTGGGCCAGCAGAAGGAAAGCCTGCGGGCCGaaatgaagaagggaggggaaaaatgaattttgcatttttttctttttccacatagatttccaaaagcattttcaaataagttttgaattcatttgaaatttgaatcaagatcaatcatcacaaaattagatatgcagcagcatgtatgcattcaagAAGTTTCTAACCTTTTATTTAATGTTAATTCTACAAAGTTtactattttcctatattttaatgcacacatatttgcataaataaatcaaattagcTATTTTAAATGAAtgtaatttttagggtgttacaattctaccccccttaagatgaatctcgtcctcaagattcgggtgattgcttactcaaacagttggggataagtctttctcagatcctcttctctttcccaagtagcctcatcctctgtatatcgattccactgcaccttgcacatctttacagttcggcttctcgtaactctttcggcagtttccaagatctttatcggatactcttcataagtaagatcctccttaacaacaagttcttccaaaggaatttgctcttctggtaccctcaaacacttcttcaattgagaaacatggaacacgtcgtgcacacctaacaaactctgaggcagttccaactgataagctacttctccacgtctctctaggatcttaaaaggtcctatataccttggtgctaactttcccttcatattgaatcttctcacgcttctcattggtgacaccttcaagtacacataatcaccaacttcgaaagtcagctctcttctgcgagtatcagcgtaactcttctgtcgggactgagccactctcaaattgtctctaatcattctcacttgttcttccacgtctctaaggacatcgggtccaaacacttgagtttctccagtctgattccagaacaaaggcgttctacacttacgcccatacaacgcctcgaaaggtgccatcttgagactcttctgataactgttgttgtacgagaactctgcgtaaggcagactcttatcccaactatcaccatactgaagtgcacaagctctcaacatatcttccaaaatctggttgatccttttagtctgtccatcagtttgcgggtggtaagcagaactgaaattcaactttgtccccaaagatctatgtactttatgccagaattacgatgtaaactgagtgcccctatccgacacaattttcttgggaacaccatgtaagcacactattctttccatgtacaactctgctagtcttgcacctgtataggtagtcttgactggtaaaaagtgagcaaccttggtgagtcgatccactattacccatattgaatcatagcctctttgagtgcggggcaatcctatgataaaatccataccaacttcttcccatttccattcaggaatcttcattggttgtagtaaccctgcaggtctttgatgctcagctttcactctttgacaagtgtcacacaaagccacatattctgccacatctctcttcaaaccataccaccaatacttctccttgagatccaagtacatcttggtacttctgggatgtatagaataagcagactcatgggcctcttgcagaattgcatcatggatatccttcacttcaggtacacatatcatttttccaaaccaaagagtgccattctcatccattctgaatcctggtgcctttctaagcactacattctctgctatctccttaagtttttcatcctccaattgacctttgcgtatttcttgctccaaggtaggctctatcaccaattccattgcattagtgacaaggctcaagttgagatactccatttcagcacacaactctgctgacatagatgtcatctgaagtccattggcatagctctttctgctaagtgcatctgctatgatgtttgcctttcccgggtgataatgcacttccaaatcatagtctttgatcaattccaaccaatgacgttgtctcagattcagatctgattgggtaaagatatacttcaaactcttatgatcagtatagatatcactcttatgtccaattagataatatctccagatcttcaaagcatgaaccacagctgccaattccaagtcatgagtaggataattcaactcatgcttccttagttgtctagatgcatatgccaccactcttccttcttgcataagcacacatccaaggcccaaacgggatgcatcacaatatatggagaagttcttgcttaaatcgggcaagattaatactggagctatagtcaatctcttctttaactcttcaaagtttgtctagcatttatccgaccatacatacttagcattcttttccaacagagctatcataggcttggccagcttagaaaaaccttcaatgaaccttctgtagtatccagccaatcccaaaaagcttcgaatctcacttatagttgttggtggtttccaattcagtacatcttgcactttgcctggatccactgctattccaccattggagactacatgacccagaaaagagacttccttcaaccaaaactcacacttgctctgcttagcgtacaacttatgctctctaagcttttgcaagaccaaccttatatgttcagcatgttcttcttcagtcttggagaatattagtatgtcatctatgaataccaccacaaatttatctagaaattctatgaacaccttattcatcagatacatgaagtatgcaggtgcattggtcaatccaaaagacataacggtgtactcatataatctatatcgtgtagtgaatgctgtcttgggtatgtccgagtttcggatcttaagctgatgataaccagagcggagatcaatcttggagaacacatgggctcctctcaactgatcaaacaaatcatcaatcctaggcaaagggtatttattcttgattgtaacctcattaagtgagcggtaatccacacacatccattgactaccatccttcttatccacaaagatcacaggtgccccccatggggaagaactggggcgtatgaaacctttttcttgcaactcttttagttgtttcttaagctcttctaattcattaactcccattctatatggacgtttagctattggtacagttccaggtaataattcaataatgaattcaatgtctcggttaggtggcatacctggcaagtcatcggggaagacatccgagaactcctccacgacacgatcttgttcattgacttcaccatctagctggttcactgtggctgtaggctgagcttgcactaccacttctacatagattctatctccattgagtgatgtcacaaccacagatttctcctgatactgaatcactgcccggtgttgtttcatccaatccattcccagaataagatcaattcccgctgttctcaacacaataggcttcactttgaagtctaccccccttaaggaaatgctagttgaggggctccaataagaagcgggcatactacctcccggggaatttactagtatggggtttttcatggcacacaaaggtatgctatgcattttaacaaaagcttgggagataaaagaatgcaaagcaccagaatcaaaaagtacgatagcagagatagagttgacgctgaacgtacccaacatgacctcaggcgtctcctgagttgcatcagatgacacatagttctccttcgcagtgtgaggtggtcgggcgttgaacttctgattgttggtctggttctgaggtgcttgttggttctgcttcttaggacactgatgagcatagtgacctacttctccacagcgatAGTAGgcgttgggattgttgggtgcaccactcttcacaggagcattgttgggcactccctggcgtgttgcaggattgctggtctgttgcgggggacgctgatttccaaactattgctggtactgagggcgttgctagaactggttccactgaggatactgaccacggtttccctggtgagttggtccttgattcctctgctggaaaccttgctgggaataagcacgtgggcgagtgttgcttccagaagcttgcccttggagccttctcttcttagcttccatctccttgcgtttatcgtcaatcacaatagcgcgattcaccaaagactggaagttagggtaagtattagacatcagctggagctgcagtccatcatagagtcccttgaggaatcggcgttgcttatccttatcgtccactacatcatttggagcatagcatgatagttgtgcgaacttgtcccgatactccgccacagtcattgatccttgcttgagggatcAGAATTCTTCTtacttcagttccactagtccatcgggaatatggtatgaccggaaattgtccttgaattcctgccaagtgatagcaggagcattgttgggatgtccaaactggaatgattcccaccaatcctgagcagctccttggagttgcccagaagcgtacaacaccttctcaaggtcgttgcattgtgctatgttcagttgtttctccacagcacgcaaccaatcatctgcctccatagggtctgaggcatgggtgaataccggtggacgacctttcataaactctccacgcttatctctgacctgaataggcggtggtcctcttgcaggttcattgtccaagcactgcatcatagc
Proteins encoded in this region:
- the LOC136504636 gene encoding V-type proton ATPase subunit C-like — protein: MATRYWIVSLPVQTPGATATSLWSRLQDGVSRHSFDTPLYRFNVPDLRVGTFDSLLALSDDLVKSNVFVEGVSHKIRRQIEDLERAGGVDSGALTVDGVPVDTYLTRFVWDEGKYPTMSPLKEIVGSIQSQVAKIEDDMKVRAAEYNNVRSQLNAINRKQSGSLAVRDLSNLVKPEDMISSEHLVTLLAIVPKYSQKDWLSSYESLDTFVVPRSSKQLYEDNEYALYTVTLFAKVVDNFKVRAREKGFQVRDFEYSPEAQESRKQEMEKLLQDQEAMRTSLLQWCYASYSEVFSSWMHFCAVRIFVESILRYGLPPSFLSAVLAPSTKGEKKVRSIVEELYGNVHSIYWKVEDDAAVAGLGGESEVHPYVSFTVNFV